A stretch of Chroicocephalus ridibundus chromosome 24, bChrRid1.1, whole genome shotgun sequence DNA encodes these proteins:
- the AQP5 gene encoding aquaporin-5 has translation MKREILTLAFARSVFVEFISTLIFVFIGLGSALKWPSALPSILQISLAFGLAIGTLVQAFGHISGAHINPAVTIAFFVGNQISFLRTLFYVIAQLVGAIAGAGILYGVTPVNTRGNLAINALNNNTTPGQALVVEIILTFQLAACIFASTDNRRNGNVGSPALSIGLSVAVGHLVGIYFTGCSMNPARSFGPAVIVRKFSPAHWVFWVGPILGACLAALLYFYVLVPYCMNMSDRVAIVKGTYESEEEWEERREERKKSMELTPP, from the exons ATGAAGAGGGAAATATTAACCCTGGCCTTCGCTCGATCCGTCTTTGTCGAGTTCATCTCCACGCTCATCTTCGTCTTCATCGGCCTCGGCTCAGCCCTGAAGTGGCCGTCCGCCCTCCCCAGCATTCTTCAGATCTCACTGGCGTTCGGGCTGGCCATCGGTACCTTGGTGCAGGCATTTGGCCACATCAGCGGTGCCCACATCAACCCGGCGGTGACCATTGCCTTCTTTGTCGGGAACCAGATCTCCTTCCTCCGGACCCTCTTCTACGTGATCGCCCAACTGGTCGGGGCCATCGCCGGGGCTGGCATCCTCTACGGCGTGACACCAGTCAATACCCGCGGCAACCTGGCCATCAACGCG CTCAACAACAACACAACCCCTGGCCAGGCCCTCGTGGTGGAGATCATCCTCACCTTCCAGCTGGCCGCATGCATCTTTGCATCCACAGACAACCGGAGGAACGGCAACGTGGGCTCCCCAGCACTTTCCATCGGCCTCTCCGTGGCTGTAGGCCACTTGGTGGGG ATCTACTTCACCGGCTGCTCCATGAATCCAGCCCGGTCCTTCGGGCCCGCAGTCATCGTGAGGAAGTTCAGCCCGGCTCACTGG GTGTTCTGGGTTGGACCCATCCTCGGGGCTTGCTTGGCCGCTCTGCTCTACTTCTACGTCCTCGTCCCCTACTGCATGAACATGTCAGATAGGGTTGCCATCGTCAAGGGCACCTACGAGTcagaggaggagtgggaagagcggagagaggagaggaagaagtcCATGGAGCTGACCCCGCCATAg
- the AQP2 gene encoding aquaporin-2, with product MMWELRSIAFTRAVFAEFLATLVFILFGLGSALNWPSASSPSILQIALAFGLAIGTLVQALGHISGAHINPAVTVACLIGSQVSFLRAVFYVVAQLLGGVVGAAILHEITPADSREGLAINKLHNETTTGQAVTVELFLTFQLVLCIFASTDERREDNLGSPALSIGLSVAVGHLLGIRYTGCSMNPARSFAPAVIVGDFSDHWVFWVGPLIGAAAASIIYNYILFPQAKTFSERLAIFKGCEPEEDWAEREVRRRQSVELHSPQTLPRGMSEKV from the exons ATGATGTGGGAACTACGATCCATAGCCTTCACCCGGGCTGTCTTTGCAGAATTTCTGGCGACTTTGGTCTTCATCCTCTTCggcctgggctctgctctgaaCTGGCCCTCGGCTTCCTCCCCCAGCATCCTTCAAATCGCGCTGGCTTTTGGCTTGGCCATTGGCACGCTGGTCCAAGCCCTGGGGCACATCAGTGGAGCCCACATCAACCCGGCAGTGACGGTGGCTTGCCTCATCGGCTCCCAAGTCTCCTTCCTCCGCGCTGTCTTCTATGTGGTTGCCCAGCTCCTGGGGGGTGTCGTGGGAGCAGCCATCCTACATGAGATCACCCCTGCAGACTCCCGGGAAGGCTTGGCCATCAACAAG ctGCACAACGAGACGACGACGGGGCAGGCGGTGACCGTTGAGCTCTTCCTCACCTTCCAGCTGGTCCTGTGCATCTTTGCTTCTACTGACGAACGCCGGGAGGACAACCTGGGCTCTCCTGCCCTGTCCATCGGCCTTTCTGTTGCCGTGGGGCATCTCCTTGGG ATCCGTTACACCGGCTGCTCTATGAACCCAGCCAGATCTTTTGCCCCTGCTGTGATAGTCGGCGACTTCAGTGACCACTGG gtCTTCTGGGTAGGTCCCCTGATTGGGGCGGCAGCAGCCTCCATCATCTACAATTACATCCTCTTCCCGCAAGCCAAAACCTTCTCGGAGAGACTCGCCATCTTCAAAGGCTGCGAGCCGGAGGAGGACTGGGCAGAGCGCGAGGTCCGGCGGCGGCAGTCGGTGGAGCTTCACTCCCCACAGACCCTGCCGAGGGGGATGTCTGAGAAGGTGTAG